The Pseudomonas triclosanedens genome has a window encoding:
- a CDS encoding AraC family transcriptional regulator, whose translation MTALDRLIALAGLRGTLDLRCQLQGAWTLEHAAADAGLASYHLLLEGECWLELAGGVRQRLRAGDILLLPRGSAHALHGVTPGVVLGAPASTSDGSLPVIRGGEGIGALDMLCGSFHYQPEASLMSALPEQILVSFSEAGDSAQGALPALVALLRSEAEGGLEGAQTLVNTLSGALFTLVLRAYLAVENQPRGALALLADRRLGPVWSAVLADLARNWSVEELAACAAMSRATFSRTFERLAGGPPGTMLARLRMERARELLRSSSLDLTAIALEVGYQSQAAFSRAFHQVFGDAPGRFRRGESQ comes from the coding sequence ATGACCGCACTGGACCGATTAATCGCCCTGGCCGGGCTGCGGGGCACGCTGGACCTGCGTTGCCAGCTACAAGGCGCCTGGACTTTGGAGCACGCTGCTGCCGACGCCGGGTTGGCGTCCTACCATCTGCTTCTTGAGGGGGAGTGCTGGCTCGAGCTCGCTGGAGGCGTGCGGCAACGATTGCGCGCGGGGGATATCCTGCTGCTGCCCCGCGGCAGCGCCCATGCGCTGCATGGCGTGACGCCGGGCGTGGTGCTCGGCGCTCCGGCTTCCACGAGTGATGGCAGCCTGCCGGTGATACGTGGCGGCGAAGGTATCGGAGCCCTGGACATGCTTTGCGGCAGCTTCCATTACCAGCCGGAGGCGAGCCTGATGAGCGCGCTTCCGGAGCAGATACTGGTTTCCTTTTCAGAGGCCGGCGACTCGGCGCAAGGTGCTTTGCCTGCGCTGGTGGCCTTGTTGCGCAGCGAGGCCGAGGGTGGCCTGGAGGGCGCGCAGACGCTGGTGAATACTTTGTCCGGCGCACTCTTCACGCTCGTGCTGCGGGCTTATCTGGCCGTCGAGAATCAGCCGCGCGGGGCGTTGGCGTTGCTGGCGGATCGGCGCCTCGGACCGGTGTGGTCCGCTGTGCTCGCCGATCTGGCGCGGAACTGGAGCGTGGAGGAGCTTGCAGCCTGCGCGGCGATGTCGCGGGCGACCTTCAGCCGCACATTCGAGCGGCTGGCCGGCGGTCCACCCGGGACGATGCTGGCGCGCCTGCGCATGGAGCGTGCGCGCGAGCTGCTGCGCAGTTCGAGCCTGGACCTGACGGCCATCGCGCTGGAAGTCGGTTACCAGTCGCAGGCGGCGTTCAGTCGTGCTTTCCACCAGGTCTTCGGTGATGCGCCAGGGCGTTTCCGCAGAGGGGAGAGTCAGTAG
- a CDS encoding GreA/GreB family elongation factor, with amino-acid sequence MNKQQVYQRILARLAEDLEIAIRAANTAHETATHEENVAENKYDTLGLEAAYLAVGQSRRVEEIRLALSRYESLQLRDFDIESGIQVSALVELANDSGEQLWVFLGPDAAGLKVQQDGREVLVITSRAPLGGALLHHHPGDELEVGQGRNLQRYEIIEAY; translated from the coding sequence ATGAACAAGCAGCAGGTCTATCAACGCATTCTTGCCCGGCTCGCGGAAGATCTGGAGATCGCCATCCGCGCCGCCAACACGGCTCACGAAACCGCGACCCACGAAGAGAACGTCGCCGAGAACAAGTACGACACGCTCGGCCTGGAAGCAGCCTATCTGGCTGTCGGTCAATCACGCCGGGTCGAGGAAATCCGCCTGGCGCTATCGCGGTATGAGAGCCTGCAACTGCGCGATTTCGACATTGAATCCGGTATCCAGGTCAGCGCGCTGGTGGAACTCGCCAACGATAGTGGCGAACAGCTCTGGGTATTTCTCGGTCCCGACGCCGCGGGCCTGAAGGTGCAGCAGGATGGCCGCGAGGTTCTGGTCATCACCAGCCGCGCTCCGCTGGGAGGCGCCTTGCTACACCATCATCCCGGCGACGAACTGGAAGTCGGCCAGGGCCGCAACCTGCAGCGCTACGAAATCATCGAGGCCTACTGA
- a CDS encoding MbcA/ParS/Xre antitoxin family protein: MSALLRESPAADAVLAKAVLTAREHLAMTQQELAAIVGVDRSAVSRWKQGGLRVDSKTGELALLLVRIYRALFALFGGNLEDMRHFLRTENRHLGGVPLQLMERVQGLVTVIEYLDAIRGKV, encoded by the coding sequence ATGAGCGCACTCTTGCGTGAAAGCCCTGCCGCGGATGCCGTTCTGGCCAAGGCGGTTCTCACTGCCCGCGAACACCTGGCGATGACCCAGCAGGAGCTGGCGGCCATTGTCGGTGTGGATCGCAGCGCTGTCAGCCGCTGGAAGCAGGGCGGCTTGCGGGTGGACAGCAAGACCGGTGAACTGGCGTTGCTGCTGGTACGCATCTATCGGGCCCTGTTCGCCCTGTTCGGCGGCAATCTTGAAGACATGCGCCATTTCCTGCGTACCGAGAACCGACATCTGGGCGGTGTTCCACTGCAACTTATGGAGCGGGTGCAGGGGCTGGTAACGGTGATCGAGTACCTCGATGCCATTCGGGGCAAGGTTTGA
- a CDS encoding RES family NAD+ phosphorylase: MEGAEIWARHEQDAVVGPIRGRLVRLVESQGQVATLQLVDTLEEQALLEELLETSKPRVPPSAESLHYLLKTPFRYPPLRWGSRFGRRHEPSLFYAALKLETAMAESAYYRFVLWEGMSAPPPSGRILSEHASFEARFQVQRGVRLQLPPFSEYEAELCDPADYRVTQGLGSSMREAGVEAFEYRSARCPQRGVNVALYAPSAFMEKRPRNLAPWLCETTAEYVAFKHGQVPDTPRVFTRERYLVDGRLPYPA, from the coding sequence ATGGAAGGTGCCGAGATCTGGGCGAGGCACGAGCAGGACGCCGTCGTAGGGCCGATTCGCGGCCGCCTCGTGCGGCTGGTGGAAAGCCAGGGGCAGGTGGCCACCCTGCAACTGGTGGATACCCTTGAGGAGCAGGCGCTGCTGGAGGAGTTGCTGGAAACCAGCAAACCCCGCGTGCCGCCGTCCGCCGAGAGCCTGCACTATCTGCTGAAAACGCCGTTTCGCTACCCCCCGCTGCGCTGGGGCTCGCGCTTTGGCCGGCGCCATGAGCCGAGTCTGTTCTATGCGGCACTCAAGCTGGAGACGGCGATGGCCGAGTCGGCCTATTACCGCTTCGTTCTCTGGGAGGGCATGAGCGCGCCGCCGCCCAGCGGCCGGATTCTCTCCGAACATGCGTCGTTCGAGGCGCGCTTCCAGGTACAGCGTGGCGTGCGCCTGCAATTGCCGCCCTTCAGCGAGTACGAGGCCGAGCTTTGCGACCCGGCGGACTACCGGGTTACCCAGGGCCTGGGCAGTTCAATGCGGGAAGCCGGGGTCGAGGCGTTCGAGTACCGCTCTGCGCGCTGCCCCCAGCGCGGGGTGAACGTGGCGTTGTACGCACCCTCGGCGTTCATGGAGAAGCGCCCGCGCAACCTGGCGCCCTGGCTGTGCGAGACCACCGCAGAGTATGTGGCATTCAAGCACGGACAGGTGCCGGACACGCCGCGCGTGTTCACGCGCGAGCGATATCTGGTGGACGGGCGGCTGCCGTACCCG